From the Rhodothalassiaceae bacterium genome, one window contains:
- a CDS encoding adenosylmethionine--8-amino-7-oxononanoate aminotransferase BioA translates to MAATGGGHPDWYEAALRHCWRPYTQMKTAPAPLPVVATRGSRIVLADGRELVDGIASWWTAAHGYNHPHIVAAMKRQLDRMPHVMFGGLTHEPAARLAERLAAVTPGDLAHVFFAESGSVAVEVAIKMARQYWLNRGERRPKLLFFRGAYHGDTFAAMAVSDPEEGMHRLFRGMLEEHLLTELPTDPEREAALDRLLEAHRRELAAVIVEPLVQGAAGMRMHDAQTLRRIRAACDRHGLLMIADEIFTGFGRTGTLFACEQAGIVPDIMTVSKALTGGHAPLSAAIARPHVFAAFLDEDPEKALMHGPTYMAHAVGAAAALASLELFAREDRLAQARAIAAALRDGLAGLADLPQVREVRVLGAIAAVEIAPGWPFDRHAVGRRFVELGVWVRPLERVIYLTPALTIPEDDLARLVAAVRQVVGEL, encoded by the coding sequence ATGGCTGCGACCGGCGGCGGACATCCCGACTGGTACGAGGCGGCGCTGAGGCACTGCTGGCGCCCCTACACCCAGATGAAGACGGCGCCGGCGCCGCTGCCGGTGGTGGCGACCCGGGGCAGCCGCATCGTCCTTGCGGACGGGCGCGAGCTCGTCGACGGCATCGCGAGCTGGTGGACGGCGGCGCACGGCTACAACCACCCGCACATCGTCGCGGCCATGAAGCGCCAGCTCGACCGCATGCCGCACGTGATGTTCGGCGGGCTGACCCATGAGCCGGCGGCACGCCTCGCCGAGCGGCTCGCCGCCGTGACCCCGGGCGATCTCGCCCACGTCTTCTTCGCCGAATCGGGATCGGTGGCCGTCGAGGTCGCGATCAAGATGGCGCGCCAGTACTGGCTGAACCGGGGCGAGCGGCGGCCGAAGCTGCTGTTCTTCCGCGGCGCCTATCACGGCGACACCTTCGCCGCCATGGCGGTCTCCGACCCCGAGGAAGGCATGCATCGGCTGTTCCGCGGCATGCTGGAAGAGCACCTCCTCACCGAGCTGCCCACGGATCCCGAGCGCGAGGCGGCGCTCGACCGGCTGCTCGAGGCCCATCGCCGGGAGCTCGCGGCGGTGATCGTCGAGCCGCTGGTCCAGGGCGCGGCCGGCATGCGCATGCACGACGCGCAGACGCTGCGCCGCATCCGTGCGGCCTGCGACCGCCACGGCCTGCTCATGATCGCCGACGAGATCTTCACCGGCTTCGGCCGCACGGGCACGCTGTTCGCCTGCGAGCAGGCGGGGATCGTGCCGGACATCATGACGGTGTCGAAGGCGCTGACCGGCGGGCATGCGCCGCTTTCGGCCGCGATCGCGCGCCCCCATGTCTTCGCCGCCTTCCTCGACGAGGATCCGGAAAAGGCGCTGATGCACGGGCCGACCTACATGGCCCATGCGGTGGGGGCGGCCGCGGCCCTCGCCTCGCTGGAGCTCTTCGCGCGCGAGGACCGGCTGGCGCAGGCGCGCGCGATCGCGGCGGCGCTGCGGGACGGGCTCGCCGGGCTCGCCGATCTTCCCCAGGTGCGCGAGGTGCGGGTGCTGGGTGCGATCGCCGCCGTCGAGATCGCACCCGGATGGCCCTTCGACCGGCATGCGGTGGGCCGTCGCTTCGTCGAGCTCGGCGTGTGGGTGCGCCCGCTGGAGCGGGTGATCTACCTCACCCCCGCGCTCACCATCCCGGAGGATGACCTGGCGCGGCTGGTCGCGGCGGTGCGGCAGGTCGTCGGTGAACTGTGA
- the pphA gene encoding serine/threonine protein phosphatase, with product MAHESAADRAVILTLPPNRRGRDFLLGDLHGETGMLRAALAAVGFDPARDRVIGVGDLVDRGPDSAGALALVTEPWFFAVRGNHEEMMLAGLEAGPGSAAFAQWMLNGGEWIAACDGAERARLAALAAGLPIAITLARSHGPPVGVVHAEYPHSRWAELGGRLADPAFRERLLWGRRILRDGRPHWTQDVAATVHGHTPVPEPVVRGNAVFIDTGAVYGGALTLIAVDDLLARIPPRA from the coding sequence ATGGCGCACGAGAGCGCTGCAGATCGGGCCGTGATCCTGACGCTGCCGCCCAACCGCCGCGGGCGCGACTTCCTGCTTGGCGATCTCCACGGCGAAACGGGGATGCTGCGCGCGGCGCTCGCGGCCGTCGGGTTCGATCCCGCGCGCGACCGGGTGATCGGCGTCGGCGATCTCGTCGACCGCGGGCCGGACAGCGCCGGCGCGCTGGCGCTTGTCACCGAGCCCTGGTTCTTCGCCGTGCGCGGCAACCACGAGGAGATGATGCTGGCCGGGCTCGAGGCCGGCCCGGGCTCGGCCGCCTTCGCCCAGTGGATGCTGAACGGCGGCGAGTGGATCGCGGCCTGCGACGGGGCCGAGCGGGCGCGGCTTGCGGCCCTGGCCGCGGGACTTCCGATCGCCATCACCCTGGCGCGGTCGCACGGCCCGCCCGTCGGCGTCGTCCATGCGGAGTATCCCCATTCCCGCTGGGCGGAGCTCGGCGGGCGGCTCGCCGATCCCGCCTTCCGCGAGCGGCTGCTCTGGGGCCGGCGGATCCTGCGCGACGGCCGGCCCCACTGGACGCAGGACGTCGCCGCCACCGTCCACGGCCACACGCCGGTCCCGGAACCGGTGGTGCGCGGGAACGCCGTCTTCATCGACACGGGCGCCGTCTACGGCGGCGCGCTGACGCTGATCGCGGTCGACGACCTGCTTGCGCGCATCCCGCCGCGGGCTTGA
- the pyrB gene encoding aspartate carbamoyltransferase — protein sequence MMPGSERAETGHGRRERPAAAEPDPFPHRHLLGIAGLEPPEILHLLDEAERFVGTRRPPQDALRPGLTQINLFFEASTRTLMSFEIAGKRLGMDTVSFAVAASSIKKGETLLDTAQTLNAMRPDVLVVRHGSSGAAHLLAAKVNCAVINAGDGRHEHPTQALLDALTIRRRKGRIAGLVVAICGDVLHSRVARSNLLLLGRLGAEVRLVAPPTLLPPAAERLGATVYEDMEEGIRDADVVMMLRLQKERMAGAYLPSEKEFFRFYGLTAEKLARAKPDALVMHPGPMNRGVEIATAVADDLAHSAIEEQVAMGVAVRMACLSVLTRSRREAA from the coding sequence GTGATGCCGGGATCCGAGAGGGCCGAGACCGGTCACGGCCGCAGGGAGCGACCAGCGGCGGCGGAACCCGATCCCTTTCCCCATCGCCATCTGCTCGGCATCGCGGGGCTCGAGCCGCCGGAGATTCTCCATCTTCTCGACGAGGCCGAGCGCTTCGTGGGCACGCGCCGGCCGCCGCAGGACGCCCTGCGGCCGGGGCTGACCCAGATCAACCTCTTCTTCGAGGCCTCCACCCGCACGCTGATGTCCTTCGAGATCGCGGGCAAGCGGCTCGGGATGGACACGGTCTCCTTCGCGGTCGCCGCCTCGTCGATCAAGAAGGGCGAGACGCTTCTCGACACCGCCCAGACGCTGAACGCCATGCGCCCCGACGTGCTGGTGGTCCGGCACGGCAGCTCGGGCGCGGCGCATCTGCTGGCCGCCAAGGTCAACTGCGCGGTGATCAATGCCGGCGACGGCCGCCACGAGCATCCCACCCAGGCGCTGCTCGATGCGCTCACGATCCGTCGCCGCAAGGGCCGGATCGCCGGGCTCGTGGTCGCGATCTGCGGGGACGTGCTGCATTCGCGGGTGGCGCGCTCGAACCTGCTGCTGCTCGGCCGCCTGGGGGCCGAGGTGCGGCTGGTGGCCCCGCCCACGCTGCTGCCGCCGGCGGCCGAACGCCTGGGCGCGACGGTCTACGAGGACATGGAGGAGGGCATCCGGGATGCCGATGTCGTGATGATGCTGCGGCTGCAGAAGGAGCGCATGGCCGGCGCCTATCTGCCGAGCGAGAAGGAGTTCTTCCGCTTCTACGGGCTGACCGCCGAGAAGCTCGCGCGCGCGAAGCCCGACGCGCTCGTGATGCATCCGGGGCCCATGAATCGCGGCGTGGAGATCGCGACGGCGGTGGCCGACGATCTCGCCCATTCGGCGATCGAGGAGCAGGTGGCGATGGGGGTGGCCGTGCGCATGGCCTGCCTGTCGGTGCTCACCCGCAGCCGCAGGGAGGCCGCCTGA
- the pyrC gene encoding dihydroorotase: MADRNRPLLIRHARLLDPVDGEGEGAVLIADGRIAAIGADAEADSRGAVVVDARGLVLAPGIIDSASWAVDARAALAGGITTVLLMPDAVSPVIDHAAMVALHANGHGRAGPRVRPVGALSRGLAGEVLAEMGLMAEAGAVAFSDGRRAVRSARLMRRALIYARRFGRPVIALPQEPELAEGGVMHEGEMAAVLGLPGIPAEAECIQIERDARLAAAAGQPLHLFPVTTAEGVRSLSRLQAEGAPVTAGTTPAYFHLNDMAVGDYRTFARLDPPLRGEDDRLAVRAAVADGTIAIIASAHTPLGEDDKRLPFEEAAAGAIGYETLLPLSLVLVRDGLIDLAALWRRLTTNPARIFGLPAPRLAPGAAADLVLFDPDEPWRVSAETLASETDNTPFDGLPVTGRAVLTLVGGRVQFDRRGLVATG, translated from the coding sequence ATGGCCGATCGCAACCGGCCCCTGCTGATCCGCCACGCGCGCCTCCTCGATCCCGTGGATGGCGAGGGCGAGGGTGCGGTGCTGATCGCCGACGGCCGGATCGCCGCGATCGGTGCGGACGCCGAGGCGGACTCGCGCGGCGCCGTCGTGGTGGATGCGCGCGGGCTCGTGCTCGCGCCCGGGATCATCGATAGCGCAAGCTGGGCGGTGGATGCGCGGGCGGCGCTGGCCGGCGGGATTACGACCGTGCTGCTGATGCCCGATGCCGTCTCGCCGGTGATCGACCATGCGGCGATGGTGGCGCTTCATGCGAACGGCCATGGACGCGCGGGGCCCCGGGTGCGGCCCGTCGGCGCCCTGAGCCGGGGACTTGCCGGCGAGGTGCTGGCCGAGATGGGGCTGATGGCCGAGGCCGGGGCGGTGGCCTTCTCCGACGGCCGGCGCGCCGTGCGCTCCGCCCGGCTCATGCGCCGGGCGCTGATCTATGCCCGCCGTTTCGGCCGGCCGGTGATCGCCCTGCCCCAGGAGCCGGAGCTTGCCGAGGGCGGCGTGATGCACGAGGGCGAAATGGCCGCCGTGCTCGGCCTGCCCGGGATCCCGGCCGAGGCCGAGTGCATCCAGATCGAGCGCGACGCCCGGCTGGCGGCCGCCGCCGGCCAGCCGCTGCATCTGTTTCCGGTCACGACGGCGGAAGGGGTCCGCTCGCTCAGCCGGCTCCAGGCGGAAGGCGCGCCGGTGACCGCCGGCACGACGCCCGCCTATTTCCATCTCAACGACATGGCGGTGGGCGACTACCGCACCTTCGCGCGCCTCGACCCGCCGCTGCGCGGCGAGGACGACCGGCTGGCCGTGCGCGCCGCGGTCGCCGACGGCACGATCGCGATCATCGCCTCCGCCCACACCCCGCTCGGCGAGGACGACAAGCGCCTGCCCTTCGAGGAGGCGGCGGCCGGCGCCATCGGCTACGAGACCCTGCTGCCGCTCTCGCTTGTCCTCGTGCGCGACGGCCTGATCGATCTTGCGGCGCTCTGGCGGCGGCTCACCACGAATCCGGCCCGCATCTTCGGCCTCCCGGCGCCGCGCCTCGCGCCGGGCGCCGCCGCCGATCTCGTGCTCTTCGATCCCGACGAGCCCTGGCGGGTGAGCGCGGAGACCCTCGCGAGCGAGACCGACAACACCCCCTTCGACGGCCTGCCCGTCACCGGCCGCGCCGTCTTGACGCTGGTGGGCGGGCGGGTCCAGTTTGACCGCCGCGGTCTCGTCGCCACCGGCTGA
- the plsY gene encoding glycerol-3-phosphate acyltransferase, producing MDQNLVHAVAAGLLGYLLGAVPFGLLFMRLAGGPDIRRIGSGNIGATNVLRTGRKGLALATLIADAGKGAAAYAVARAIAPEWAVLAGAAAFVGHIYPVWLGFKGGKGVATFLGLMVAIAWPVGLAAAATWLIVAVLFRISSLAALVMAALTPLYAHLWGPPGLPLLAFAMAVVIFWKHADNIRRLRAGTEPRIGEARAARTAGPEEADG from the coding sequence ATGGACCAGAATCTCGTGCACGCGGTGGCCGCAGGCCTGCTGGGCTACCTGCTCGGCGCCGTTCCCTTCGGGCTGCTGTTCATGCGGCTTGCGGGCGGGCCGGACATCCGCCGCATCGGCTCCGGCAACATCGGCGCCACCAATGTCCTGCGCACCGGCCGCAAGGGGCTCGCGCTCGCGACGCTGATCGCGGACGCCGGCAAGGGCGCGGCGGCCTACGCCGTCGCGCGGGCGATCGCGCCGGAATGGGCGGTGCTGGCGGGCGCCGCCGCCTTCGTCGGCCACATCTACCCGGTCTGGCTGGGCTTCAAGGGCGGCAAGGGGGTGGCGACCTTCCTCGGACTCATGGTCGCGATCGCCTGGCCCGTGGGTCTGGCCGCGGCGGCGACCTGGCTGATCGTCGCGGTCCTGTTCCGGATCTCGTCGCTGGCGGCGCTGGTGATGGCGGCGCTCACCCCGCTCTATGCGCATCTGTGGGGACCGCCGGGCCTGCCGCTGCTCGCCTTCGCCATGGCGGTCGTGATCTTCTGGAAGCATGCGGACAACATCCGCCGGCTCAGGGCCGGCACCGAGCCGCGCATCGGCGAGGCGCGCGCCGCGCGGACGGCCGGGCCGGAGGAGGCGGACGGCTGA
- a CDS encoding DNA processing protein DprA gives MTGTDHGGVGSRLSERERLCRLRLARTETVGPIGFRALIARFGSAEAALAALPELARRGGREAPLKIPSARAAERMLAAAESRGARLVVFGDADYPPPLAAIEDAPPVLFAKGHGSLLRRPAVAVVGARNASAAGREQARRMAAALGEAGYVVVSGLARGIDAAAHEAALAHGTIGVAAGGLDVVYPRENAGLIARIAEEGLLLSEEPMGVRPTARHFPRRNRIVSGLALGVVVVEAAERSGSLITARLAGEQGREVFAVPGSPLDARAAGTNRLIKQGAHLVEDAGDVIAVLRDLALPVFEPEREGPFTLGGPQEPRAASERVRTAIRALVGFTPVTIDTLVRETGADPAEVAAAVLELEIAGVLERLPGARVVRKAG, from the coding sequence ATGACCGGGACGGATCATGGAGGGGTCGGCTCCCGGCTTTCGGAGCGCGAGCGGCTGTGCCGCCTGAGACTGGCGCGCACGGAGACCGTGGGGCCCATCGGCTTTCGTGCGCTGATCGCGCGCTTCGGCTCGGCCGAGGCGGCGCTTGCGGCCCTGCCCGAGCTGGCGCGCCGGGGCGGGCGGGAAGCGCCGCTGAAGATCCCCTCCGCGCGCGCGGCCGAGCGGATGCTTGCCGCGGCCGAGTCCCGGGGGGCGCGGCTCGTCGTCTTCGGCGACGCGGACTATCCGCCGCCGCTCGCCGCGATCGAGGACGCCCCGCCCGTGCTGTTCGCGAAGGGCCACGGCTCGCTGCTGCGCCGGCCGGCGGTCGCGGTGGTGGGCGCGCGCAACGCCAGCGCCGCGGGCCGCGAGCAGGCCCGGCGGATGGCGGCGGCGCTCGGCGAGGCGGGCTACGTCGTGGTCTCCGGCCTTGCGCGCGGCATCGATGCGGCCGCGCATGAGGCCGCGCTCGCGCACGGGACGATCGGGGTCGCGGCCGGCGGGCTTGATGTCGTCTATCCGCGCGAGAACGCCGGGCTCATTGCGCGCATCGCCGAAGAGGGCCTGCTGCTGTCCGAAGAGCCGATGGGCGTGCGTCCCACCGCCCGGCATTTCCCGCGCCGCAACCGCATCGTCTCGGGACTGGCGCTCGGCGTCGTGGTGGTCGAGGCGGCCGAGCGCTCCGGCTCGCTGATCACGGCGCGGCTTGCGGGCGAGCAGGGGCGCGAGGTGTTCGCCGTGCCCGGCTCGCCGCTCGATGCGCGTGCGGCCGGCACCAACCGGCTCATCAAGCAGGGCGCGCATCTGGTGGAGGACGCGGGCGACGTGATCGCCGTGCTGCGGGATCTCGCGCTGCCCGTCTTCGAGCCGGAACGCGAGGGGCCCTTCACCCTCGGCGGTCCGCAGGAGCCGCGGGCGGCCTCCGAGCGGGTGCGCACGGCGATCCGCGCCCTCGTCGGCTTCACGCCGGTCACCATCGACACCCTCGTGCGCGAGACGGGCGCGGATCCGGCCGAGGTGGCGGCCGCGGTGCTCGAGCTCGAGATCGCCGGCGTCCTCGAGCGGCTTCCCGGCGCGCGCGTCGTGCGCAAGGCGGGGTGA
- the topA gene encoding DNA topoisomerase 1, with product MDVVVVESPTKAKTINKYLGKDTRVLASFGHVRDLPAKEGSVDPEHDFRMVWRIDPKSQKHVKAIAEATARADRLILATDPDREGEAISWHVLEILKKRGVLKDQEIRRVVFHEITPRAIREAMESPRGIDEQLVNAYLARRALDYLVGFTLSPLLWRKLPGARSAGRVQSVALRLICEREIEIEQFRPRDYWTIEATLSPAGREEAFRARLAAVDGRRLGKFALEDEAGAEALVARLQDADLVVRAVETRPVRRMPPPPFTTSTLQQEAARKLGLSAKETMRLAQALYEGKAVDGRTIGLITYMRTDSVAMAAEAVEAIRGHVSASLGREYVPERPHRFRSRAKNAQEAHEAIRPTDPELTPERVRPFLDPKEAALYELVWKRAVASQVAAAEIEQTKVTIASADGGLELVATGQVVRFDGFLRIYEEGRDETGEEEEEGGDRLPALAGGEALRLIAARAERHTTKPPPRYTEASLVKKLEELGIGRPSTYASILSVLQERNYVRLEKRRFVPEDKGRLVTAFLESFFDRYVEYDFTAQLEEALDAVARGEKDWRRVLADFWRDFSQRTDEVMKIRTSELLERLNDYLAPLLFPPREDGADPRACPECGTGRLSLKVGRYGAFIGCSNYPDCRYTRRFADGNGDAAGETPDARTADRVLGTDPDTGSEVWLRFGRFGPYVERQGADPRRPDRASLPKGVDPDSVDLAYALKLLALPREIGRHPETGEPVVAGIGRYGPYVAHQRVFANLEDGDDVFTIGMNRALQLLAEKQARRARTGGVIRVLGTDPDTGEEVELRAGRYGPYVRQGRTNASLPKDADPDAITLDEARALLAARREQGGGRRRAGGRRSR from the coding sequence ATGGACGTCGTCGTCGTCGAATCCCCCACCAAGGCCAAGACCATCAACAAATACCTGGGCAAGGACACGCGGGTGCTCGCCTCCTTCGGGCATGTGCGCGACCTGCCGGCCAAGGAGGGCTCGGTGGATCCCGAGCACGACTTCCGGATGGTCTGGCGGATCGATCCCAAGTCCCAGAAGCATGTGAAGGCGATCGCGGAGGCGACCGCCAGGGCCGATCGTCTGATCCTCGCAACCGACCCCGACCGCGAGGGCGAGGCGATCAGCTGGCATGTGCTCGAGATCCTGAAGAAGCGCGGCGTGCTGAAGGACCAGGAAATCCGGCGCGTCGTCTTCCACGAGATCACGCCGCGGGCGATCCGCGAGGCGATGGAAAGCCCCCGCGGGATCGACGAGCAGCTGGTGAACGCCTATCTCGCCCGCCGCGCGCTCGACTATCTCGTCGGCTTCACGCTCTCGCCGCTGCTCTGGCGCAAGCTGCCGGGTGCGCGTTCGGCGGGGCGGGTGCAGTCGGTGGCGCTCAGGCTCATCTGCGAGCGCGAGATCGAGATCGAGCAGTTCCGCCCGCGCGACTACTGGACGATCGAGGCGACGCTCTCGCCGGCCGGGCGCGAGGAGGCCTTCCGCGCGCGGCTTGCGGCGGTGGACGGGCGCCGGCTCGGCAAGTTCGCGCTGGAAGACGAGGCGGGCGCCGAGGCGCTCGTCGCGCGTCTCCAGGATGCGGATCTCGTGGTGCGCGCGGTCGAGACGCGACCCGTGCGCCGGATGCCGCCCCCGCCCTTCACCACCTCGACCCTGCAGCAGGAGGCCGCCCGCAAGCTCGGGTTGTCGGCCAAGGAGACGATGCGGCTCGCCCAGGCGCTCTACGAGGGCAAGGCGGTGGACGGCCGGACCATCGGCCTCATCACCTACATGCGTACCGACTCGGTCGCGATGGCCGCCGAGGCGGTGGAGGCGATCCGCGGGCATGTCTCCGCCAGCCTCGGCCGCGAATACGTGCCCGAGCGCCCGCACCGCTTCCGCTCGCGCGCGAAGAACGCCCAGGAGGCGCATGAGGCGATCCGGCCGACCGACCCCGAGCTGACCCCCGAGAGGGTCCGCCCCTTCCTCGATCCGAAGGAGGCCGCGCTCTACGAGCTCGTCTGGAAGCGCGCCGTGGCCTCGCAGGTGGCGGCGGCCGAGATCGAGCAGACGAAGGTGACGATCGCGAGCGCCGACGGCGGCCTGGAGCTCGTCGCGACCGGTCAGGTCGTGCGCTTCGACGGCTTTCTCCGGATCTACGAGGAGGGCCGGGACGAGACGGGCGAGGAGGAGGAAGAGGGCGGCGATCGCCTGCCCGCGCTCGCCGGCGGCGAGGCGCTGCGCCTGATCGCCGCGCGCGCCGAGCGGCATACCACCAAGCCGCCGCCGCGCTACACCGAGGCGAGTCTCGTCAAGAAGCTGGAGGAGCTCGGCATCGGCCGCCCGTCCACCTACGCCAGCATCCTCTCGGTGCTGCAGGAGCGCAACTATGTGCGCCTCGAGAAGCGACGCTTCGTGCCCGAGGACAAGGGCCGGCTGGTGACCGCCTTTCTCGAGAGCTTCTTCGACCGCTACGTCGAATACGACTTCACGGCGCAGCTGGAGGAGGCGCTGGACGCCGTCGCCCGCGGCGAGAAGGACTGGCGCCGGGTGCTGGCCGATTTCTGGCGCGACTTCTCGCAACGGACCGACGAGGTGATGAAGATCCGCACCTCCGAGCTGCTCGAGCGGCTGAACGACTATCTGGCACCCCTGCTCTTTCCGCCGCGCGAGGACGGCGCGGATCCGCGCGCCTGCCCCGAATGCGGCACGGGGCGCCTGTCGCTCAAGGTCGGCCGCTATGGCGCCTTCATCGGCTGCTCGAACTATCCGGATTGCCGCTACACCCGCCGCTTTGCCGACGGCAACGGCGATGCGGCGGGCGAGACGCCGGATGCGCGTACCGCCGACCGGGTGCTGGGCACCGATCCGGACACCGGGAGCGAGGTCTGGCTCAGGTTCGGCCGTTTCGGCCCCTATGTGGAACGCCAGGGTGCCGACCCGCGCCGGCCGGATCGCGCGAGCCTGCCGAAGGGCGTGGATCCCGATTCGGTCGATCTCGCCTACGCCCTCAAGCTGCTGGCGCTTCCGCGCGAGATCGGCCGCCACCCCGAGACCGGCGAGCCGGTGGTGGCGGGGATCGGCCGCTACGGGCCCTATGTCGCGCATCAGCGGGTCTTCGCCAATCTCGAGGACGGCGACGACGTCTTCACGATCGGCATGAACCGGGCGCTGCAGCTCTTGGCCGAAAAGCAGGCGCGGCGGGCGCGCACGGGCGGCGTCATCCGGGTGCTCGGCACCGATCCCGACACGGGCGAGGAGGTGGAGCTGCGCGCCGGGCGCTACGGCCCCTATGTGAGGCAGGGGCGCACGAACGCGAGCCTGCCGAAGGACGCGGATCCGGACGCCATCACGCTCGATGAGGCGCGCGCCCTGCTTGCGGCGCGCCGCGAGCAGGGCGGCGGCCGCCGCCGCGCGGGAGGCCGGCGGAGCCGATGA